TGCCCACCTGATTGAGCAACATTATTGCGACAGTAAAAATTTTGAAACTGCCGTCAGGCAGGCGCTCCACGAGCTGCGTGGCGCTTTTGCCATTGCGGTGATCTGCCAGTCTCATCCCGATCAGCTCATTGCCGCGAAGGCCGGCTCTCCGTTGGTCATCGGCCAGGGGAACGGAGAATATTTTGTCGCCTCTGATATCCCGGCCATGCTGTCCCATACGCGCGAGATGATTTTCCTTAATGACGGCGAAATGGCCGTCTTCAGCCGTGGTTCCATGGCCATTACCACTCTTGACGGCCAACCGGTTGATAAACAATCGAAAACCATCACCTGGAATCCAATGATGGCGGAAAAAGGCGGCTATCGTCATTTCATGCTTAAAGAGATCCACGAGCAGCCGCGTGCCATTGCCGATACCATTGCCGGACGTATTAACGACGACAAGGATAGTGTTCTGCTTCACGACCTTAATCTGTCTGAGGATGATCTCGCTGGATTTGATCGGCTGTATATTGTGGCCTGCGGCACCTCCTGGCATGCCGGCCTGGTCGGCAAATTCCTTATCGAAAAACTGGCCCGATTAAGTGTTGAGGTCGATATTGCCAGTGAATTCCGTTACCGCCAGCCGCTGGTCAATGAGCGTACTCTGACGGTGGTGATCAGTCAGAGCGGTGAAACCGCCGACACTCTGGCCGCCTTGCGTGAGTCCCATGAACGTGGCGGCAAGGTGGTCGCCATCTGTAATGTGGTCGAATCATCCATCGCCCGGGAAAGTGACGGGGTGATCTATACCCATGCCGGACCGGAGATCGGTGTTGCGTCGACCAAAGCTTTTACCACCCAATTGGTGGCTTTGTTCCTGTTTGCCCTGCACCTGGGACGCATCCGAAACATATTATCGGCCGAGCAACGCCGTCAGCAGATTCAATCGTTGTTGACGTTGCCGCGTAAAGTCGAAGAAACCCTTGAACTCGATGAGCAGATTGAATCCGTGGCCCGTCAGTTTATGCATGTGTCTGATTTTCTTTATCTCGGTCGCGGCAATCAGTATCCGATTGCTTTGGAAGGGGCCTTAAAACTCAAGGAGATCTCCTATATCCATGCGGAAGGTTATCCTGCCGGAGAAATGAAACACGGTCCGATCGCTCTGATTGATGAGAATCTGCCGGTGGTCGTGGTCGTGCCGAAAAATGATACTTATGAAAAAGTGGTCTCCAATATGGAAGAGGTCCGGGCGCGGGGCGGGCAGATCATTTCGATCAGTGACTGCGGTTCTTCAGATCTGCGCAGAGCCTCAGACACCGTCTTTTCCGTTCCCACCATCAGTGATGACCTGATGCCGGTGATCACCTCGGTGCCGTTGCAACTGCTTTCGTACCACATCGCCGTGTTTAAAGGCACGGATGTGGATCAACCACGTAATCTGGCTAAAAGTGTCACCGTGGAATAACTGAGGAGCCGGATGAATCATCCGGCTTTTTTATTAAGATGCCTCTATTGAGAAAAATACTTAAAATCTTTTTTTTGTTGGGTGTGTCATTGGGCGTGGTGGCTTTTTTCGGCCTGGCCGGCGCCTATTTTTATGTCAATAGCTCGCTGCCTGAATTCGACACTCTCGAAGATTATCAGCCACCGGCGATCACCCGCGCGTACAGTGAAGATGGTCAGACCATTGCTGAATTCTACCGCGAACGTCGCATTGTCGTGCCGGTAACCCGCATGCCCAAACAATTGATTCAGGCGTTTGTTGCCGCGGAAGATGCGAATTTTTTTGAGCATCAGGGGATCGATCTGGTTTCCATTTTTCGCGCGGCGTTAAAAAACATCAAGGCCGGGGGAATTGTCCAGGGCGGCAGTACGATCACCCAACAGGTGGCCAAAAGTCTCTTATTGACGCCGGAACGTAAATTTTCACGTAAATTCAAGGAAGCGATTCTTGCCTGGCGTATGGAACAGCGCTTCTCCAAGCGTGAAATCCTTTATCTTTATTTGAATCAGATCTACCTTGGTCACGGCGCTTATGGCGTTCAGGCGGCCGCGGAAAATTATTTTGATAAGAATGTCGAAGATCTTAATCTGGCCGAATGTACGATTCTCGCCGGTCTGCCGCAGGCGCCGAGCCGCTATTCACCGTATCGCCACTATAACCGTGCCAAAGACCGTCAACTCTACGTTCTCGAACGGATGATCGCTAACGGCTACATCACCTCCGACCAGGCCCATCAGGCCTATACGGCTCCTTTGGTGGTCCATCCGCGCGGTGATAATTCCGCTGCCGGCACCGGTTATTTCAGTGAGCAGGTCCGGCGCTATATTGAAAAAAATTACGGCCGCGATCTGCTTTACAGTGGTGGACTTCAAGTGTACACCACCATGAATCTGTCTATGCAGCAGGTGGCCCAGAAGGCGGTACGTGATAATCTCCAGCGTCATGATCATCGGCAAGGCTATCGTGGTCCGTTGCGGGTTCTCAGTCAACAGGACGCCCTGGCTTTTGTCGATCAACAGACGTCGGCCCTTAAGGACACCCCGTTGCAACCCGGTCAGGTCATCGAAGCGTTACTGGTTGATTCCAGTGATGAGCAATTGGTAGTGCGTATCGGTCCCTATGAGGCTGTTTTACCCCGTAAGCAACTTGACTGGGCCGAGCCATTGGACGTTGTTCCTTATGAGGTCTTTACGGCGCTGGACACGGATCAACAAGACACGCCGGCCAAGACCTTGTTACCCATTGGATCGGTTATTCAGGTCACTATCCACGCGGTGAAACAGAATCATCCAACCAAAATAGATTTGTTTCAATACCCGCTGGCTCAGGGAGCCCTGCTGGCTCTTGATCCTCAAGACGGTTCCGTCAAAGCCATGGTCGGGGGCTACGATTTTGCCAAAAGTCAATTTAATCGGGTCCTGCAGTCCTCACGACTCCCTGGATCTGCGATCAAACCCCTGATCTATGCTGCTGCTTTTGATAAGGGCTATACCCCGGCATCGGTTATCCTTGATACGCCGTTGATTTACAAAGAGACGGATGATCAGGGTGAAGAAAAGGAATGGAAACCAAAAAATTACGGCAACAAATTTTACGGTCCAACCTCATTGCGCACGGCTTTGACCCATTCCTACAATATTATTACGATTAAATTGCTCAATAATATCGGCATTAATTACACTGCGCGCTATCTTCACAAGTTGGGCATTACCTCGCCGATCAATCGTGATCTGACGATGTCGCTGGGCTCCAGCGCTTTGACTCCTCTGGAGTTGGCCAGTGCCTATTCGGTGTTTGCCAGCGGAGGGATTAAAACGGCGCCTACCTATATCACCAAGATCACGGATCGCAACGGGCGGATTTTGGAATCAATCGATCCGGCAGACTTTCCCAACGGCCTTGAAGCGGATCAAAAACTGATTCGCCTGGAGCGGCAGCGGGTGATTTCCCAAGAAACGGCCTGCCTGATTACCAATATGCTCGAAAGTGTCGTTCAAAGTGGTACGGGATGGCGGGCGAAGGCTCTTAATCGTCCGGTGGCCGGTAAAACCGGTACGACGAATAATCTTAAAGACGCCTGGTTTGTCGGTTATGTCCCGCAATTGGTGACAATCTCATGGGTGGGTTATGATCAGGAAAAACCGCTCGGTAAGAACGAAACCGGTTCGAAGGCTGCGGCTCCGGCCTGGGTGGATTTCATGAAGCAGACCTTAGCTGATATGCCTGCGGAAAACTTTGCCATTCCCGACACCATGGAATTTCATCCGGTCGATCCGAAAACAGGTTTACTGGAGCCGGAAGACAGTCCGACATCTATTGTTGAAATGTTTGCCCCGGGAACAGCACCAACTCGTTATGCTCTGGATGAAAAGAAACCTCAGGCACGTGATTTCTTTCGTCTGGATTAAATCGTCAAATTTAGCTTCTAAGCAACAAAAAAGCAAAAAACGGTGTGCTTTCCACTTAGCACACCGTTTTTTTGCTTAGGACGTATTTTCAAGCCTTGAAGACCTTTTTACATTCCGACTCGACGGGACATCGTTCACACTGCGGCGAGCGCGCCTTACAAATCTCACGGCCGTGATAGATCAACAGATGGGAGGTATGCCCCCAAAATTGCGGTTCCACGTAGCGGCACAGTTCCGTTTCAATCTTGACCGGATCGCTCTGCCGGGTCCATCCCAACCGCCGGGATACGCGTTTGACATGGGTATCGACGGGAAAGCCGGGTTTATTAAAGGCATTACTCAACACAACATTGGCCGTCTTGCGACCGACCCCCGGTAACTGAATAAGATCTTCCAGGCGCTGCGGAACCTGACCGGAAAAATGCCGGCACAGTTGCTGGGCACCGGCGACAATATGTTTCGCCTTTACCCGATAACACCCAATACTGCGAATAATCTCTTCGACCTCATCGAGGTCGGCTTGCGCATAATCTGTCACGTTACGGTAGCGGTCAAACAGCTTCTTTGTCACCAGATTAACCCGCACATCCGTTGTCTGGGCGGAAAGAAGCGTCGCGATCAGCAATTCGAGTGGATTTGAAAAATTCAGTGAACACTGGGCTTGTGGATAATAGTCATCCAGAGTCGTGATCACGGTTTTAAACCAGTTTTTCTTCTCTTGTTTCGTCACAAAATAAACCTTATCTGTCTTTTTTTCCACATTATCAACAACGTTATCCACAACCTGTTTATCCGCTAAACACCCCAGCCGGTGAGGCTTTGGACATTTTTTTACTTTTCAGAGCAATCCGGTTATCCACGATCGACACATCCATGATCAATGGCAGATGGCGACTGCCGCTACGCGCTTTTTCGCTCCGGTCGACAAAGCTGTTTTCTACGACCACGCCATTTTTTCCATAGGCTTTATCACGGGCAAAAACAGGGAAAAAGGACGGGTAGGTGCCCTGGTAAAAAGGGGGAGACAGGGGGGTCATCTGTTTATGAAAGCGAAGAGATCCCACCATCCAGATGACATCGAGAAAATCGCCGAGAACGATGGTTGGAAAACTCAGTTGATAATGATTCAGGAGATCGGGTCCATGCAGGCGACTGATTTGTCCCCAGCGTTTATAAAAACCACCATGTAAACAGACATTATAGAGCAGACAGCGCTTATCACCGGCAATCATCTCAGTGCGCATACATCCCGCACCATAACCAAGATCGTAGGTCTGGGTCATTTTGACCGGCTGACGACATAACAAAGCCAAGTCGCGGGTTTCACCCTGGCTGGCAATCTCCATACCGCAAAATGCCGCCAAGGCTTCAACGGTCTGACCGTTTGGAAGATCCTGAATATTCTGCAGAGCGACATAATCCGCATGATAATGATCGATCAATTGGAAAACGGCTCCACTATTTCTGCAGCCCTGCAGGTTATAGGAGATGATGCGGACAGTGGTCATGATGGCCCCTTATTCCGCGTTGAGCGGTTATGGTGCCGGTACCCGCTCAACTGTTTCGATAATGACACTTTGAGATGGGACATCAGCCATCCCTTTTTTACGGCCTGTCTTCACCATAGCAATTTTATCGACAACATCCATGCCTTCGACCACTTTTCCAAAAACAGCATAACCGTAGCCGCGGGCTGTTTTGGTTTTATGATCGAGAAATGCATTGTCGACCAGATTGATAAAAAACTGGCTTGTCGCGCTGTCCACCTGACCGGTACGGGCCATAGCAATGGTGCCGCGCAGATTTTTCAAGCCATTGGTCGCTTCATTCGTAATGGGTTGACGGGTGATTTTGCGATCTATTTTTTGTGTAAAACCGCCACCTTGAATCATAAACCCGGGAATAACCCGATGAAAAATCGTCCCATTATAGAATCCGCCATCAACATAGCGAAGAAAATTTGCTGTCGACAGTGGTGCGTGTCTGTCATCCAATTCAATCGTAATCGTTCCATAATTGGTTGTCATCTTCACCTGGGGTCCGGCAAAACACAGTGTCGGAATCAGTAATAACAGCGCTATGATAATTATTTTCCTGAACGATAATATCATCTAGACATACTCCGATTTAAGTTCACGTTGCATGAGTTCAACCACGGCCTGACGGGGATCTTTATCCTCGTAGAGGATGGCATACATCTGCTCGACAATGGGAACTTCTACGTCTATTTTTTTTGCCAGCTCAAAGGTTGATAAAGTTGTTTTAACCCCTTCGGCGATCATTGTCATTTCAGACAATATCTCTTGAAGTTTGCGACCTTTGCCCAATTCAACACCTACCGTTCGGTTGCGGGACAGATCCCCGGTACAGGTTAACACCAGATCGCCCATCCCCGCTAAACCGGCAAAGGTCTCCGCTTTGGCTCCCATAGCCAGACCGAGTCGTTTCATTTCTGCCAGACCGCGGGTAATCAGCGCCGCACGGGTATTATAGCCATAATGAAGTCCATCGCAGACACCTGCCGCCAAAGCAATGACATTTTTGATCGCCCCACCGAGTTCCACGCCGATCACATCATCGTT
This region of uncultured Desulfuromonas sp. genomic DNA includes:
- the glmS gene encoding glutamine--fructose-6-phosphate transaminase (isomerizing), whose product is MCGIVGYIGQKPAVEIVLEGLRRLEYRGYDSAGIATLDLGQLNTSRAEGKLSNLEQKLRVNPLSGSLGIGHTRWATHGKPSEQNAHPHRCGDFVVVHNGIIENYLSLKQRLADQGHRFNSETDSEIIAHLIEQHYCDSKNFETAVRQALHELRGAFAIAVICQSHPDQLIAAKAGSPLVIGQGNGEYFVASDIPAMLSHTREMIFLNDGEMAVFSRGSMAITTLDGQPVDKQSKTITWNPMMAEKGGYRHFMLKEIHEQPRAIADTIAGRINDDKDSVLLHDLNLSEDDLAGFDRLYIVACGTSWHAGLVGKFLIEKLARLSVEVDIASEFRYRQPLVNERTLTVVISQSGETADTLAALRESHERGGKVVAICNVVESSIARESDGVIYTHAGPEIGVASTKAFTTQLVALFLFALHLGRIRNILSAEQRRQQIQSLLTLPRKVEETLELDEQIESVARQFMHVSDFLYLGRGNQYPIALEGALKLKEISYIHAEGYPAGEMKHGPIALIDENLPVVVVVPKNDTYEKVVSNMEEVRARGGQIISISDCGSSDLRRASDTVFSVPTISDDLMPVITSVPLQLLSYHIAVFKGTDVDQPRNLAKSVTVE
- a CDS encoding PBP1A family penicillin-binding protein, translated to MPLLRKILKIFFLLGVSLGVVAFFGLAGAYFYVNSSLPEFDTLEDYQPPAITRAYSEDGQTIAEFYRERRIVVPVTRMPKQLIQAFVAAEDANFFEHQGIDLVSIFRAALKNIKAGGIVQGGSTITQQVAKSLLLTPERKFSRKFKEAILAWRMEQRFSKREILYLYLNQIYLGHGAYGVQAAAENYFDKNVEDLNLAECTILAGLPQAPSRYSPYRHYNRAKDRQLYVLERMIANGYITSDQAHQAYTAPLVVHPRGDNSAAGTGYFSEQVRRYIEKNYGRDLLYSGGLQVYTTMNLSMQQVAQKAVRDNLQRHDHRQGYRGPLRVLSQQDALAFVDQQTSALKDTPLQPGQVIEALLVDSSDEQLVVRIGPYEAVLPRKQLDWAEPLDVVPYEVFTALDTDQQDTPAKTLLPIGSVIQVTIHAVKQNHPTKIDLFQYPLAQGALLALDPQDGSVKAMVGGYDFAKSQFNRVLQSSRLPGSAIKPLIYAAAFDKGYTPASVILDTPLIYKETDDQGEEKEWKPKNYGNKFYGPTSLRTALTHSYNIITIKLLNNIGINYTARYLHKLGITSPINRDLTMSLGSSALTPLELASAYSVFASGGIKTAPTYITKITDRNGRILESIDPADFPNGLEADQKLIRLERQRVISQETACLITNMLESVVQSGTGWRAKALNRPVAGKTGTTNNLKDAWFVGYVPQLVTISWVGYDQEKPLGKNETGSKAAAPAWVDFMKQTLADMPAENFAIPDTMEFHPVDPKTGLLEPEDSPTSIVEMFAPGTAPTRYALDEKKPQARDFFRLD
- the nth gene encoding endonuclease III gives rise to the protein MTKQEKKNWFKTVITTLDDYYPQAQCSLNFSNPLELLIATLLSAQTTDVRVNLVTKKLFDRYRNVTDYAQADLDEVEEIIRSIGCYRVKAKHIVAGAQQLCRHFSGQVPQRLEDLIQLPGVGRKTANVVLSNAFNKPGFPVDTHVKRVSRRLGWTRQSDPVKIETELCRYVEPQFWGHTSHLLIYHGREICKARSPQCERCPVESECKKVFKA
- a CDS encoding peptidylprolyl isomerase: MTTNYGTITIELDDRHAPLSTANFLRYVDGGFYNGTIFHRVIPGFMIQGGGFTQKIDRKITRQPITNEATNGLKNLRGTIAMARTGQVDSATSQFFINLVDNAFLDHKTKTARGYGYAVFGKVVEGMDVVDKIAMVKTGRKKGMADVPSQSVIIETVERVPAP
- a CDS encoding endonuclease/exonuclease/phosphatase family protein, whose product is MTTVRIISYNLQGCRNSGAVFQLIDHYHADYVALQNIQDLPNGQTVEALAAFCGMEIASQGETRDLALLCRQPVKMTQTYDLGYGAGCMRTEMIAGDKRCLLYNVCLHGGFYKRWGQISRLHGPDLLNHYQLSFPTIVLGDFLDVIWMVGSLRFHKQMTPLSPPFYQGTYPSFFPVFARDKAYGKNGVVVENSFVDRSEKARSGSRHLPLIMDVSIVDNRIALKSKKMSKASPAGVFSG